A single region of the Desulfobaculum xiamenense genome encodes:
- a CDS encoding EAL domain-containing protein, with translation MRRVRLFSKALIFMLVAFGVLAAVSGGYSAWQLSTLMTAEHEDKALAIAESIAGANVELILDGDATAIQAAIDTCMEIKGISYVLVANARGEVLAHTFAPAIPPAIRHAVREGQGLRQPVVQTLNTGPGGSFLHVTYPVLAGEAGNVHIGMNRSGVLGLIRDSVINHQILTLGFFFICAVAAWLFMGTISRPLIQLMEYARRVAAHDFTATIDIRFDDEVGDVAHAVRSTAEELASLITRLERSVAEATEELSTTLSTVSAIVNSMADGLMVTNESGRLLRFNPALLDIFALDAADAVGRSIDDLLGTSLADVLHMAGLDAAEPDAQPIEHRTVELPASVGDLEFPVEISIASVQRGDERNYVIIVRDITERKFVEEQLREARDRLEDRVRDRTARLERVNRQLVGEIAERKEAERALVAAEANYRLIFENAVEGIFRITPDGTCTEANPALARIFGYDSPDELLAACDQLVGNSRLDVESAQEFLVTLRANGEVRNHHSRAMRRDGRVIWVSLNARAIRDEHGNAVHFEGSVEDITERRESEAALKHRAFHDPLTALPNRSLFLNHLEMAMKRTRRSPGYLFSVLYMDLDRFKIINDSLGHNVGDLLLCHVSQTLTRCVRDVDTVSRFGGDEFAVLIEDIIDPRECIKIAKRILDEIRRPVILGGCEVLTAASIGIVLLTEDYDSAEDILRDADTAMYRAKELGKGHFKVFNQKMHDQALRQMQMENDLRQAVEHDGFEIHYQPIVAMDTGTVRALEARIRWRHTELGLLSPRDFLSLAEDTGLILPMGEWMMRHVCEQIHDWHERCGLDMPVGIILSARQFMQPTLPADIRDVLHATGVPPRLVILEIPESVLMHNLATSTALLGKLRELGVGIALIDYGSGMSSLSHLLQFRLDAIRIHSGLVARIDQDAEVCALVRSIVDLTRNIGVCGVASGVLRRTQAEILHQFQCPYVQGHLFGKPMPADRIPSFLHPDSAEVRSASS, from the coding sequence ATGAGGCGCGTTCGCCTGTTCTCCAAGGCGCTCATTTTCATGCTCGTCGCGTTTGGCGTGCTGGCGGCCGTGTCCGGCGGATATTCCGCGTGGCAGCTCAGCACCCTCATGACGGCGGAGCACGAGGACAAGGCGCTGGCCATTGCCGAATCCATCGCCGGGGCCAATGTGGAGTTGATTCTCGACGGCGACGCCACCGCCATTCAGGCCGCCATCGACACCTGCATGGAGATCAAGGGCATTTCCTATGTCCTCGTGGCCAATGCTCGGGGAGAAGTGCTGGCCCACACCTTCGCGCCCGCCATTCCGCCCGCCATCCGCCATGCGGTGCGGGAAGGTCAAGGCCTGCGCCAGCCCGTGGTGCAGACGCTCAACACCGGGCCGGGTGGGTCCTTCCTGCACGTCACTTATCCCGTGTTGGCGGGCGAGGCGGGCAACGTGCACATCGGCATGAACCGCAGTGGCGTTCTCGGGCTCATCCGCGATTCCGTTATCAACCACCAGATTTTGACCCTCGGGTTCTTCTTCATCTGCGCAGTGGCCGCATGGCTGTTCATGGGCACGATCTCGCGTCCGCTCATCCAGCTTATGGAGTACGCCCGCCGCGTCGCCGCGCACGACTTTACGGCCACCATCGACATCCGCTTCGATGACGAGGTTGGCGATGTCGCCCATGCCGTGCGATCCACCGCCGAGGAACTGGCGAGCCTCATCACGCGGCTCGAACGCTCCGTCGCCGAGGCCACCGAAGAGCTCTCCACCACGCTGTCCACTGTGTCGGCCATCGTCAACAGCATGGCCGACGGTCTCATGGTCACCAACGAAAGCGGACGACTCCTGCGTTTCAATCCCGCACTGCTCGACATCTTTGCCCTCGATGCTGCAGATGCGGTGGGGCGGAGTATCGACGATCTTCTCGGTACGTCCCTCGCCGATGTGCTGCACATGGCCGGGCTGGATGCCGCCGAGCCCGACGCACAGCCCATCGAGCATCGTACGGTGGAACTTCCCGCCTCGGTGGGCGATCTCGAATTTCCCGTGGAAATCTCCATCGCCTCCGTTCAGCGCGGGGATGAACGGAACTACGTCATCATCGTGCGCGACATCACGGAACGTAAATTTGTGGAAGAGCAACTGCGTGAGGCGCGCGACAGGCTGGAGGACCGCGTCCGCGACCGCACGGCGCGCCTTGAGCGCGTTAACCGGCAGCTCGTTGGCGAAATCGCGGAGCGCAAGGAGGCCGAACGCGCCCTTGTGGCAGCCGAGGCCAACTATCGCCTCATCTTCGAGAACGCCGTCGAGGGCATATTCCGCATTACGCCGGACGGAACCTGCACTGAGGCCAACCCCGCCCTCGCGAGGATATTCGGCTACGATTCGCCGGATGAACTGCTGGCCGCATGCGACCAGCTTGTGGGTAATTCCCGCCTCGATGTCGAAAGCGCGCAGGAATTTCTCGTCACGCTGCGGGCTAATGGCGAGGTGCGCAATCACCACTCGCGCGCCATGCGTCGCGACGGGCGCGTCATCTGGGTCTCGCTCAATGCCCGCGCCATTCGCGACGAGCATGGCAACGCCGTGCATTTCGAAGGGTCCGTGGAGGATATCACCGAACGTCGCGAATCCGAGGCCGCGCTCAAGCACCGTGCATTCCACGATCCGCTCACCGCGCTTCCGAATCGCAGCCTGTTCCTCAACCATCTCGAAATGGCCATGAAGCGCACGCGGCGGTCTCCGGGCTATCTCTTCTCCGTCTTGTACATGGACCTCGACCGCTTCAAGATCATCAACGACAGTCTTGGTCACAACGTGGGCGACCTGCTGTTGTGTCACGTCTCGCAGACGCTGACCCGCTGCGTGCGCGACGTGGATACCGTTTCGCGTTTCGGTGGCGACGAATTCGCGGTGCTTATTGAGGACATTATCGACCCCCGCGAATGCATCAAGATCGCCAAGCGCATTCTCGACGAGATTCGCAGGCCGGTCATCCTCGGCGGATGCGAAGTGCTCACCGCCGCAAGCATCGGCATCGTCCTGCTTACCGAGGACTACGACAGCGCGGAAGATATCCTGCGCGACGCGGATACCGCCATGTACCGCGCTAAGGAACTCGGAAAGGGGCACTTCAAGGTCTTCAACCAGAAGATGCATGATCAGGCACTCCGGCAGATGCAGATGGAAAACGATCTGCGGCAGGCCGTCGAGCATGACGGTTTTGAAATCCACTATCAGCCCATCGTCGCTATGGACACGGGGACCGTGCGGGCGCTGGAGGCGCGCATACGTTGGCGGCACACCGAACTGGGGCTGCTTTCCCCCCGGGATTTCCTCTCACTTGCCGAGGACACCGGACTCATCCTGCCCATGGGCGAGTGGATGATGCGCCATGTTTGCGAGCAGATTCATGACTGGCACGAACGGTGTGGACTCGACATGCCGGTCGGCATCATCCTTTCGGCGCGGCAGTTCATGCAGCCCACGCTCCCCGCGGATATCCGGGACGTGCTCCACGCCACGGGCGTCCCGCCACGTCTCGTCATTCTCGAAATTCCCGAGAGTGTGCTCATGCACAACCTCGCAACGTCAACGGCCCTGCTCGGCAAGTTGCGCGAGCTTGGCGTAGGTATCGCGCTTATCGACTACGGTTCCGGCATGTCGTCACTCTCGCACCTGCTTCAGTTCCGGCTCGATGCCATCCGCATTCACAGCGGTCTCGTCGCACGCATCGATCAGGACGCCGAGGTCTGCGCCCTTGTGCGGTCCATAGTGGACCTCACCCGCAACATTGGCGTGTGCGGCGTCGCGTCGGGAGTGCTGCGGCGTACGCAGGCCGAAATTCTTCATCAGTTCCAATGCCCCTACGTGCAGGGGCACCTCTTCGGCAAACCCATGCCAGCCGATCGCATCCCATCCTTCCTCCACCCGGATTCCGCCGAAGTTCGCTCCGCGTCGTCCTGA
- a CDS encoding ABC transporter substrate-binding protein, whose product MNRRMAHALALTLAVVVLQALCAWSAEPIRIGMSAAFTGSARALGIETYRGAAAYLDRVNELGGVHGRRIELCAMDDGYAPVPAITNTVELVENQRVFALFGYVGTPTVTRMLPLLRRYQDRGLLLLFPVTGTMSIRTRPYESSVFNLRTSYFGELDALIDSLVNSGRRRIAVFYQADAFGRNGWDGARRALFRHGLSLAGEASYRRGEPFEASMIEQAHIIMRSNPDAIVAVGTSGPCAGFIRDARLSGFIGPIGCVSFANSERLEELLTEASRAHGRDMSRGVVISQVVPSYEDTSLPAVREYRELMESGAPLPPGVLAKDNYVPPLYSFASFEAYLSARLLVEGLLRSGANPSRAALAHAFESMHAIDLGIGVPLSFARTKHQALSSVTLTAIRDRRFVPVDTIEGWQP is encoded by the coding sequence ATGAATCGCCGCATGGCACATGCTCTGGCGCTGACGCTTGCGGTTGTAGTGCTGCAGGCCCTTTGCGCGTGGAGTGCGGAACCCATCCGCATCGGCATGTCCGCCGCGTTCACCGGTTCGGCCCGCGCTCTCGGCATTGAGACTTATCGCGGCGCTGCCGCCTATCTGGACAGGGTCAATGAGCTGGGTGGCGTCCACGGTAGGCGCATCGAATTGTGCGCCATGGACGACGGCTACGCCCCTGTGCCCGCTATCACCAATACGGTGGAACTGGTGGAGAACCAACGCGTCTTCGCCCTGTTCGGCTACGTGGGCACGCCGACGGTCACGCGCATGTTGCCGCTGCTGCGGCGCTATCAGGATCGCGGCCTGCTGCTCCTGTTCCCCGTGACGGGCACTATGTCTATTCGCACCAGACCCTACGAATCCAGCGTCTTCAACCTGCGAACCTCCTACTTCGGCGAACTCGACGCGCTGATCGACAGCCTCGTGAACTCCGGACGCAGGCGCATTGCTGTCTTCTATCAGGCGGACGCCTTCGGCAGAAACGGCTGGGACGGCGCGCGTCGCGCCTTGTTCCGCCACGGCCTTTCTCTCGCCGGGGAGGCGAGCTACCGCAGGGGTGAGCCGTTTGAGGCCTCCATGATCGAGCAGGCGCACATCATCATGCGCAGCAATCCGGACGCCATCGTCGCCGTCGGAACTTCCGGGCCATGCGCGGGGTTCATTCGCGATGCCCGCCTTTCCGGATTCATCGGTCCCATTGGCTGCGTCTCGTTCGCCAACAGCGAACGTCTTGAGGAACTGCTGACCGAGGCCAGCCGCGCCCACGGCCGCGACATGTCGCGCGGGGTGGTCATCTCGCAGGTCGTGCCGAGTTACGAGGACACCAGCCTGCCTGCCGTACGAGAGTATCGCGAGCTCATGGAGTCCGGCGCACCGCTGCCGCCCGGCGTCTTGGCCAAGGACAACTATGTTCCGCCGCTGTACAGCTTCGCCAGCTTCGAAGCCTACCTGAGCGCGCGTCTGCTGGTGGAGGGACTGCTGCGCTCGGGCGCGAATCCTTCGCGTGCGGCGCTCGCTCATGCGTTTGAATCCATGCATGCCATCGACCTCGGCATAGGCGTGCCGCTGTCCTTCGCGCGTACCAAGCATCAGGCCCTGTCCTCGGTGACGCTTACCGCCATCCGTGACCGCAGATTCGTTCCCGTCGATACCATTGAGGGGTGGCAGCCATGA
- a CDS encoding D-2-hydroxyacid dehydrogenase: protein MKIVVLDGHTLNPGDNPWVPLEELGDVTVYPRTATEDIVPRAQDAEIVLVNKTPLTAETLSQLPNLRYIGVLATGFDVVDLEAAGRRGIPVCNVPGYATNAVAQYVFAMILELDHHIRDHDASVKAGLWAASEDWCFWNTPQIELTGQTMGIIGFGAIGSRVSELAHAFGMKVLACTRTPKPVPDYAPFSYASIEEVFEQADVISLHCPLTADNERFVNADLLSRMKPEALFINTARGRLVDEHALAAALAAGKLRGAALDVVSAEPISSDNPLLSAPGCILTPHIAWASLTARQNLMRQAGANVRAYLAGRPANVVNDTWLAR from the coding sequence ATGAAGATTGTCGTGCTCGATGGCCATACACTCAATCCCGGCGACAACCCGTGGGTGCCGCTTGAGGAACTCGGCGACGTGACCGTATACCCCCGCACGGCAACCGAGGACATCGTCCCCCGTGCGCAGGACGCCGAAATCGTGCTCGTCAACAAAACGCCGCTGACGGCCGAAACGCTCTCCCAACTGCCCAATCTGCGCTACATCGGCGTGCTGGCCACCGGGTTCGACGTGGTCGATCTCGAAGCGGCCGGACGCCGAGGCATCCCCGTCTGCAACGTGCCCGGATACGCCACCAACGCCGTGGCGCAATACGTCTTCGCCATGATTCTCGAACTCGATCACCACATCCGCGACCACGACGCAAGCGTCAAGGCCGGGCTGTGGGCCGCCAGCGAGGACTGGTGCTTCTGGAACACCCCGCAGATCGAACTGACCGGGCAGACGATGGGCATCATCGGCTTCGGAGCCATCGGCAGCCGGGTGAGCGAGCTCGCCCACGCCTTCGGGATGAAGGTGCTGGCCTGCACCCGCACGCCCAAGCCGGTGCCCGACTACGCGCCCTTCAGCTACGCATCAATCGAGGAAGTCTTCGAACAGGCCGACGTGATCAGCCTGCACTGCCCGCTGACCGCAGACAACGAACGCTTCGTCAATGCGGACCTGCTCTCGCGCATGAAGCCCGAGGCGCTATTCATCAACACCGCCCGCGGACGACTCGTGGACGAGCACGCCCTCGCGGCGGCCCTTGCGGCGGGGAAACTGCGCGGCGCGGCCCTCGACGTCGTGTCGGCCGAACCCATCTCCTCGGACAATCCTCTGCTTTCCGCGCCGGGGTGCATCCTCACTCCGCACATCGCATGGGCCTCCCTGACCGCCCGGCAGAATCTCATGCGTCAGGCCGGTGCAAACGTCCGCGCCTATCTGGCGGGACGTCCGGCCAACGTCGTCAACGACACGTGGCTCGCCCGCTGA
- a CDS encoding VanZ family protein — translation MEDRSDADAVRRTFLLLLAIGLVTLVCVSLFSGFMPPYRRLFMRVSLDNALHFLAFAMLATVTPPAFRTRAVAVGALFALLLMGFSLEFWQTFIPNRRCSLADASANMLGLTLGGLLGFVLRLRLLEPLMNDAHRA, via the coding sequence ATGGAAGACCGCAGCGACGCCGACGCCGTACGTCGGACATTCCTTCTGCTGCTCGCCATCGGCCTCGTCACGTTGGTCTGCGTGAGCTTGTTCTCGGGGTTCATGCCGCCGTATCGAAGGCTGTTCATGCGCGTGTCGCTCGACAATGCGCTGCATTTTTTGGCATTCGCCATGCTGGCCACGGTGACGCCGCCAGCATTTCGCACACGCGCCGTGGCGGTGGGAGCGCTTTTCGCACTGTTGCTGATGGGATTTTCCCTCGAATTCTGGCAAACCTTCATTCCCAATCGGCGTTGCTCGTTAGCGGATGCGTCGGCCAACATGCTTGGGCTGACGCTTGGCGGATTGCTGGGGTTCGTGCTGCGGTTGCGCCTGCTTGAACCGCTCATGAACGACGCGCACCGCGCGTGA
- a CDS encoding glycosyltransferase family 2 protein, translating to MPAVSVCIPVHGQWALTRACLEALRSSVPGRALEVVVADNASTDETPVELPALGRALFGDDFIHLRSEDNPGFAISCNRAAAHARSPMLFFLNNDTVPESDWLAPLLEAFSLDARLAAVAPLLVYPNSGRVQHCGIAFDPFLRPCHLYEYFPATHPVLCTARRVQALSAAALMMPTEFFRDLGGFHEGYVNGYEDMDLCLSMRRRGMRLACVPESRIGHYTSRTPGRFDRETANAALFRQRCAALVRSDLHRHFERDGFALRFTAWGAAHAALSESARHALDAVAPATLPELEQALDAAPLWERGYELFAEAARREGEPERLVDILFLRAFLLPSIPALEALADVAAASGDAVAERSARESVASALRILANPAALRKRMQAVCDAADRVRDAGLAAACRQWLAVSFLAECKP from the coding sequence ATGCCTGCGGTCAGCGTGTGTATCCCCGTTCACGGGCAGTGGGCGCTCACGCGGGCCTGCCTCGAAGCCCTGCGCTCCTCGGTCCCCGGTCGCGCCCTTGAGGTGGTGGTGGCGGACAATGCCTCCACCGACGAGACGCCCGTCGAACTTCCGGCCCTCGGGCGGGCGCTGTTCGGCGATGACTTCATCCACCTTCGCAGCGAGGACAATCCCGGCTTCGCCATCTCCTGCAACCGGGCCGCCGCCCATGCGCGCAGTCCGATGCTGTTCTTTTTGAACAACGATACCGTGCCCGAGTCCGACTGGCTGGCCCCACTGCTCGAAGCCTTCTCACTCGATGCCCGGCTCGCCGCCGTCGCGCCGCTGCTGGTCTATCCCAATTCCGGCCGTGTCCAGCACTGCGGCATCGCCTTTGATCCGTTCCTGCGCCCCTGTCATCTCTACGAATACTTTCCAGCCACTCATCCCGTGCTGTGCACTGCGCGCCGGGTGCAGGCGCTTTCCGCCGCTGCGCTCATGATGCCGACCGAGTTCTTTCGTGACCTCGGCGGTTTTCACGAGGGCTACGTCAATGGTTACGAGGACATGGACCTTTGCCTCTCCATGCGGCGGCGCGGGATGCGTCTCGCCTGTGTTCCCGAAAGCCGCATCGGTCACTACACGAGCCGGACTCCCGGCCGTTTCGACCGCGAAACCGCCAACGCCGCGCTTTTCCGTCAACGCTGCGCCGCGCTGGTGCGTTCCGATTTGCATCGCCACTTTGAGCGCGACGGCTTCGCCCTGCGTTTCACCGCTTGGGGCGCCGCCCATGCCGCGCTTTCCGAATCCGCTCGGCACGCTCTCGACGCCGTGGCACCGGCCACGCTTCCCGAACTTGAACAGGCCCTCGACGCGGCCCCTCTGTGGGAACGAGGCTATGAGCTGTTCGCCGAGGCGGCGCGCCGCGAAGGTGAGCCTGAGCGCCTTGTGGACATCCTGTTTCTGCGGGCCTTTCTTCTGCCTTCCATTCCTGCCTTGGAGGCGCTTGCCGATGTTGCCGCCGCATCCGGCGACGCTGTGGCCGAACGCTCGGCCCGCGAGAGCGTCGCGAGCGCCCTCCGCATTCTCGCCAATCCCGCTGCACTGCGAAAGCGCATGCAGGCCGTCTGCGATGCCGCCGACCGCGTGCGTGACGCCGGACTCGCCGCGGCCTGCCGCCAGTGGCTTGCCGTATCGTTCCTAGCTGAATGCAAGCCGTAG
- a CDS encoding glycosyltransferase, which translates to MTREPVNDAAVMGAAQHTAGGAAAMFRRVLFVDDATLAQALVLLDVLRGHHDASSAETLAVCAGEEALDVFHSITLPGLRVVDASVVTLPSGGQPAAATIVPAVLLWLFGTFPDIDELAYLSCDVLPCPCALERLRAEQGGAVCLSRAFAPDGGKDFDPGLVVVRRGRDGFRFLASWLASGADSATGGHLGPPSACARMCDAPVLAPWTFSQTFDGTLDDPATLRVGSTPVALVRMWAAALMAPDILVPCLDSRYAIPFDALVRLHAPYARLLGEALERLRLRKPNHDLRLPTGASSLGPTHAMLSIDRPDMLDMPDMPLPALPHLPLRLGGGCVLHVPPALALDDARHAAALAGPGLWDIRDIEAAPADGLAVAEAQAACASSASLDDASIDRLAALFPRHGGLLLRRAQRARGRGDAAEAERLLRGALEADRHLRTASLELADMMMEREAWGGAVDVLSRRLDMYPRDAEVLARLVKAQGARADALIAECVEIPCGYISRPYEVTSIVSAYCSEAFMRECLDDLEGLSVADRLEIVVVDAASPEDEGAIVREYGGRFGNIRLFRAPRRISVYEAWNVAVRIASGTSLTPFSTNDRLRSTAYEILLGVFAQHPSTALAFGNTKLTSQPHGTFDEYVPSAESGGYWEWPDYSFAYNLEQPTVGPHPLWRRSLHDELGLFDERYQRVADQDFFLRVGRSREVRNVREFTGLAWLDSGAVSRNAESVREFATIQRRFKASLYADIIAGYVMENFVTMAEVMLLDGRAADVERLCAACETRLPGHGVLRRLVAVARRLAEG; encoded by the coding sequence ATGACGCGGGAACCCGTGAACGACGCGGCGGTGATGGGCGCGGCGCAGCACACGGCTGGCGGTGCGGCTGCGATGTTTCGTCGCGTGCTGTTCGTCGATGACGCCACGCTCGCGCAGGCGCTTGTCCTGCTTGATGTGCTGCGCGGGCATCATGACGCATCAAGCGCGGAGACGCTTGCCGTGTGTGCTGGAGAGGAGGCGCTGGATGTGTTCCACTCCATTACGCTGCCCGGACTTCGCGTGGTGGACGCTAGCGTCGTCACGCTTCCCAGTGGCGGGCAGCCAGCCGCCGCGACCATCGTCCCCGCCGTGTTGCTTTGGCTGTTTGGCACATTTCCGGACATCGACGAACTGGCGTATCTTTCCTGCGACGTCCTGCCGTGCCCCTGTGCGTTGGAACGCTTGAGGGCGGAGCAGGGCGGGGCGGTGTGCCTGTCCCGGGCGTTTGCCCCTGACGGCGGCAAGGACTTCGATCCGGGCCTCGTGGTCGTGCGTCGTGGGCGGGACGGTTTCCGCTTTCTGGCGTCATGGCTCGCATCTGGTGCGGACTCAGCCACGGGTGGTCACCTCGGGCCGCCCTCGGCGTGCGCCCGGATGTGCGACGCGCCGGTCCTTGCGCCGTGGACGTTTTCGCAAACCTTCGACGGGACGCTCGACGACCCCGCAACCCTTCGTGTGGGCAGCACCCCCGTCGCCCTCGTGCGGATGTGGGCGGCCGCGCTCATGGCACCGGATATCCTCGTGCCGTGCCTCGATTCGCGCTACGCCATTCCCTTCGATGCGCTGGTGCGCCTCCATGCGCCGTACGCCCGACTGCTCGGCGAAGCCCTTGAGCGGTTGCGGCTGCGCAAGCCCAACCATGACCTCCGCCTGCCCACGGGGGCGTCTTCGCTTGGGCCCACGCACGCCATGCTGAGCATTGACCGCCCCGATATGTTGGATATGCCGGATATGCCGCTTCCGGCACTTCCGCATCTGCCGCTTCGCCTTGGCGGGGGCTGCGTGCTTCATGTTCCGCCTGCGCTGGCCCTTGACGATGCGCGCCATGCCGCCGCCCTTGCCGGTCCGGGGCTGTGGGACATTCGGGACATCGAGGCGGCCCCGGCGGACGGACTGGCCGTTGCCGAGGCGCAGGCCGCATGTGCGTCTTCAGCGTCACTGGATGACGCGAGTATTGATCGCCTCGCCGCACTGTTCCCGCGTCACGGTGGGCTTCTGCTCCGCCGTGCGCAGCGTGCTCGTGGGCGTGGCGACGCTGCGGAGGCGGAACGCCTGCTGCGCGGTGCGCTGGAGGCCGACCGTCATCTGCGCACCGCCTCGCTTGAGCTGGCCGACATGATGATGGAACGCGAGGCGTGGGGCGGGGCCGTGGACGTCCTCTCCCGTCGGCTGGACATGTACCCGCGTGACGCAGAGGTTCTGGCGCGGCTCGTCAAGGCGCAGGGCGCACGGGCCGATGCGCTCATTGCCGAGTGTGTCGAAATTCCATGCGGATACATTTCTCGCCCGTACGAGGTCACCTCCATCGTTTCGGCCTATTGCTCCGAGGCCTTCATGCGCGAATGCCTCGACGATCTGGAAGGGCTGAGTGTGGCCGATCGGCTGGAGATCGTGGTGGTGGATGCGGCCTCGCCCGAGGACGAAGGAGCCATCGTGCGGGAATACGGTGGGCGCTTCGGCAACATTCGTCTTTTTCGCGCACCGCGCCGCATCAGCGTCTATGAGGCGTGGAATGTGGCGGTGCGCATCGCCTCGGGGACCTCTCTCACCCCCTTCAGCACCAACGACAGGCTTCGATCCACGGCGTACGAGATACTGCTCGGCGTCTTCGCGCAGCATCCCTCCACCGCCCTTGCCTTCGGGAACACGAAGCTCACCAGCCAACCGCATGGCACGTTCGACGAGTATGTCCCGAGTGCGGAAAGCGGCGGCTACTGGGAATGGCCGGACTATTCCTTCGCCTACAACCTTGAGCAGCCGACCGTGGGGCCGCATCCACTGTGGCGAAGGAGCCTGCACGACGAGTTGGGACTCTTCGACGAGCGCTACCAGCGCGTGGCGGATCAGGATTTCTTCCTGCGCGTTGGGCGCTCGCGCGAGGTGCGCAACGTGCGCGAGTTCACCGGTCTTGCGTGGCTCGACAGCGGTGCGGTCTCGCGAAACGCCGAGAGCGTGCGCGAATTCGCCACGATCCAACGCCGGTTCAAGGCATCGCTCTACGCCGACATCATCGCGGGCTATGTGATGGAGAATTTCGTCACCATGGCCGAGGTCATGTTGCTCGACGGCCGGGCCGCAGACGTCGAACGTCTGTGTGCGGCCTGCGAGACCCGCTTGCCGGGGCATGGCGTCCTGCGGCGATTGGTCGCGGTCGCCCGGCGGCTGGCGGAGGGCTGA
- the dsrP gene encoding sulfate reduction electron transfer complex DsrMKJOP subunit DsrP, with protein MLEKALTGDKRYWSWIGFLLVLIGIGFGAYVVQYQEGLVVTGMSRDVSWAFYIAQLTYLVGVAASGVMLVLPYYLHDYKKFGNLVVFGEFMAIGAIIMCLLFVIVDLGQPQRLFNLLIHPTPNSILFWDAMVLNGYMLLNIIVGWASLEAQKKGVPYAKWVRVLAIVSVPFAFSIHTVTAFLYAGIPGRHFWLTAIMAARFLASAFCAGPAIMLLLLMIVEKVANFKLGKEAVATLAKIITYAMCGNVFFFMLELFTAFYSNIPGHKASIVYLFSGLEGHAEMVPFFWTASVLAILSLCLLIPSRTRNSKPVLIFSLIILVIATWIDKGLGLVVAGFIPNMFEGVTPYTPTGLELTISMGIYAIGALIVTVLWKIAVSVKKAAA; from the coding sequence ATGCTGGAAAAAGCGCTTACTGGAGATAAGAGATACTGGAGCTGGATAGGCTTCCTGCTGGTGCTCATCGGCATCGGCTTCGGCGCCTATGTCGTGCAGTACCAGGAAGGCCTCGTCGTCACGGGCATGAGCCGCGACGTGTCTTGGGCCTTCTACATCGCGCAGCTGACCTATCTGGTCGGCGTGGCGGCCTCCGGCGTCATGCTCGTGCTGCCCTACTACCTGCACGACTACAAGAAGTTCGGAAACCTCGTCGTGTTCGGCGAGTTCATGGCCATCGGCGCCATCATCATGTGCCTGCTGTTCGTCATCGTCGACCTTGGCCAGCCGCAGCGCCTGTTCAACTTGCTCATTCATCCCACGCCGAACTCGATCCTGTTCTGGGATGCCATGGTCCTCAACGGATACATGCTCCTGAACATCATCGTGGGCTGGGCCTCCCTTGAGGCGCAGAAGAAGGGCGTGCCGTACGCCAAGTGGGTCCGCGTTCTGGCCATCGTTTCCGTGCCGTTCGCGTTCTCCATCCACACCGTTACGGCCTTCCTGTACGCGGGCATCCCCGGCCGCCATTTCTGGCTGACCGCCATCATGGCCGCCCGCTTCCTGGCCTCCGCGTTCTGCGCTGGTCCCGCCATCATGCTGCTTCTGCTCATGATCGTGGAGAAGGTTGCCAACTTCAAGCTCGGCAAGGAAGCCGTGGCCACTCTGGCGAAGATCATCACCTACGCCATGTGCGGCAACGTGTTCTTCTTCATGCTTGAGCTGTTCACCGCCTTCTACTCCAACATTCCGGGACACAAGGCGTCCATCGTCTACCTGTTCTCGGGCCTCGAAGGCCATGCCGAGATGGTTCCGTTCTTCTGGACCGCCTCCGTGCTGGCCATTCTGTCCCTGTGCCTGCTCATTCCGTCTCGCACCCGCAATTCCAAGCCCGTGCTCATCTTCTCGCTGATCATCCTCGTGATCGCGACCTGGATCGACAAGGGCCTTGGCCTTGTGGTTGCCGGTTTCATCCCGAACATGTTCGAGGGTGTTACCCCCTACACGCCCACTGGTCTGGAACTGACCATCTCCATGGGCATCTACGCCATCGGCGCGCTGATCGTGACCGTCCTCTGGAAGATCGCCGTCAGCGTCAAGAAGGCTGCCGCCTAG